One segment of candidate division WOR-3 bacterium DNA contains the following:
- a CDS encoding sigma-70 family RNA polymerase sigma factor: protein MDPEAFASIVEETKSFVLKAIRENLFSEYYYAIDDVVQETYIRAYKSLIKNKFRKESKLSSWLYTIAKNESIRMNRKLSSTERRREKYAERTLLNFESSVEEKIEKKELFEILNKAIGELPGDFKEVMNLYIRGFTEKEMVKILSLPKGTIKSRIHRGKAKLKELLKEEL from the coding sequence ATGGATCCAGAGGCTTTTGCCTCTATTGTTGAAGAGACAAAGAGTTTTGTTTTAAAAGCAATTAGAGAAAATTTGTTTTCGGAATATTATTACGCTATAGACGACGTTGTTCAAGAAACATATATTAGGGCTTATAAAAGCCTTATAAAAAATAAATTTAGGAAAGAGTCAAAGCTCTCTTCTTGGTTATATACAATAGCTAAAAACGAATCTATAAGAATGAATAGGAAACTTTCGTCTACGGAAAGGAGAAGAGAAAAGTATGCCGAGAGGACTCTTTTGAATTTTGAGAGTAGTGTGGAAGAGAAAATTGAGAAAAAAGAGTTATTTGAAATACTTAATAAGGCAATTGGGGAACTTCCCGGAGATTTTAAAGAAGTAATGAATTTGTATATAAGAGGTTTTACAGAAAAGGAAATGGTAAAAATTCTTTCTCTTCCAAAAGGGACAATAAAGTCAAGAATACATAGAGGAAAGGCTAAATTGAAAGAATTACTTAAGGAGGAGTTGTAA
- a CDS encoding TolC family protein produces the protein MNIIILFIVFSINTSREGDTLSIDDCIEIALKNSPLMEVAKGSLKKSELGIGDARATLLPDVELKGGYYLNKTFNKIEWNENHYDLKILASIQPFNSGRTYLGIERAVSNFHSAEESFRDIKMSLILEVIRRYYALLRALRILDLRERALEQKQKQLDFSKAQFRLGLVPRADTLKARVSLEGAKLNLQEASGELLIRKIELNEIMGLKLDSSIIIEDVEIKEPEIPDFDSILEVAYRKRPDLKRQEFLISASKCDLLVSKINMTPTLTVIGGYNIYAEKFLFQGVPLNKDNLEDNSDWSVGLNLSFPIFDGGKNYRAISRASIEFNNAKLEYENLKREVELEVKRAYINLENTKKKIELSQREVISARESYEAAIGRYKNGLAPITEVIDAEVLLTEAEVNLVESKYEFLEANALLKKAMGVLYEEEE, from the coding sequence ATGAATATAATAATTTTATTCATAGTTTTTTCTATAAATACCTCTCGAGAAGGAGATACTCTTTCTATAGATGATTGTATTGAAATTGCTCTTAAAAACTCTCCTTTAATGGAAGTTGCGAAAGGGAGTTTGAAAAAAAGTGAACTTGGAATAGGTGATGCAAGGGCTACACTTCTTCCAGATGTTGAACTTAAGGGTGGATATTATCTAAATAAAACTTTTAATAAAATTGAATGGAACGAAAACCATTATGATCTTAAAATTTTGGCTTCTATTCAACCTTTTAATAGTGGAAGAACTTATCTTGGAATAGAAAGGGCGGTTTCTAATTTTCATTCTGCAGAGGAAAGCTTCCGAGATATAAAGATGAGCCTTATTTTAGAAGTTATAAGAAGATATTATGCTCTTCTTAGAGCTCTAAGAATCTTAGATCTTAGAGAAAGAGCTTTGGAACAGAAGCAGAAACAACTTGATTTCTCGAAGGCTCAGTTTAGACTTGGTTTGGTTCCGAGAGCGGATACTTTAAAGGCAAGGGTTTCTTTGGAAGGAGCGAAGCTTAACTTGCAAGAGGCAAGTGGGGAACTTTTAATAAGAAAAATAGAGCTTAATGAAATAATGGGTCTAAAGTTGGATTCTTCTATTATAATTGAGGATGTTGAAATAAAGGAACCTGAAATTCCAGATTTTGATAGCATTTTGGAAGTTGCTTATAGGAAAAGACCTGATTTGAAAAGGCAAGAATTTTTAATTTCTGCAAGTAAATGTGATCTTTTGGTTTCAAAAATTAATATGACACCCACTTTAACTGTAATTGGTGGGTATAATATTTATGCAGAAAAATTTTTGTTCCAGGGGGTTCCTTTAAATAAAGATAATTTGGAAGATAATTCGGATTGGAGTGTGGGATTAAATTTAAGTTTCCCAATATTTGATGGAGGCAAAAACTATAGGGCTATTAGTAGAGCGAGTATTGAATTTAACAATGCAAAGCTTGAGTATGAAAATTTGAAAAGAGAGGTAGAACTGGAGGTAAAAAGAGCTTATATTAATTTGGAGAATACAAAAAAGAAGATAGAGTTATCCCAAAGGGAAGTTATAAGTGCGAGAGAAAGTTATGAGGCTGCTATTGGGAGATATAAAAATGGACTTGCTCCAATAACTGAAGTGATTGATGCTGAAGTTCTCCTTACAGAGGCAGAAGTAAATCTCGTTGAGTCGAAATACGAATTTCTTGAAGCTAACGCTTTGCTTAAAAAAGCTATGGGAGTTCTTTATGAGGAGGAAGAATGA
- a CDS encoding efflux RND transporter periplasmic adaptor subunit — translation MIKKKKKYIFISGAIVLLLVIGIFFRTVKGKKKNPFAERIVQVRKDNIVKKVTESGKVEPVTSVNVKSALAGEVIRLFVEEGDKVKIGQKLALIRPQPEEAQKVAQIKASIKSKKLDLEEAERNLKRKETLYEEGFIAAWDVEDAKKQYENCKIQLELAIRQLWVVLGGNIEVGDVESLEVDNITLTSSINGTVTSINVEEGEMITSGTQAIGGGGTTIMTISDLSEMIVKVNINEVDIGYLAKGQNVRIGFDAIKGVIYKGKVKKISPSGIESQNLVVYPVEVEILNPDGRIRPGMTADLDIIVGEAKSVLCIPKEAILKDNGRTMVLLRRGGKITPKPVVTGLSDEIRIEIKGGLKEGDTLLVPLEKEPFGKEGRPQIGGGRMMPPRL, via the coding sequence ATGATAAAAAAGAAGAAAAAATACATTTTTATTAGTGGGGCTATTGTTTTACTATTGGTTATTGGGATTTTTTTTAGGACTGTTAAAGGAAAGAAGAAGAATCCATTTGCCGAAAGAATTGTTCAAGTTAGAAAAGATAATATTGTTAAAAAGGTTACAGAGAGTGGGAAGGTAGAGCCTGTGACTTCTGTAAATGTAAAATCTGCTCTTGCTGGGGAGGTGATAAGATTATTTGTGGAGGAAGGCGATAAGGTAAAAATAGGACAGAAATTAGCTTTGATTCGACCTCAACCGGAAGAAGCTCAAAAGGTAGCTCAGATAAAAGCATCTATAAAGAGTAAAAAATTAGATTTGGAAGAAGCTGAAAGAAATTTAAAAAGAAAAGAAACTCTTTATGAAGAAGGTTTTATCGCTGCTTGGGATGTTGAAGATGCAAAGAAACAATACGAAAACTGTAAAATTCAGCTTGAACTTGCTATAAGACAACTTTGGGTTGTTCTTGGGGGAAATATAGAAGTTGGAGATGTGGAGTCTCTTGAGGTTGATAATATTACTCTTACCTCCTCAATTAATGGGACTGTTACAAGTATAAATGTGGAAGAAGGAGAGATGATAACCTCGGGAACTCAAGCAATTGGAGGTGGAGGGACTACTATTATGACAATTTCCGATTTAAGTGAAATGATTGTAAAAGTTAATATAAATGAAGTGGATATAGGATATCTTGCAAAGGGACAAAATGTTAGGATAGGATTTGACGCTATTAAAGGTGTAATTTATAAGGGTAAGGTAAAAAAGATTTCACCTTCAGGGATTGAAAGCCAAAATCTTGTTGTTTATCCCGTTGAGGTGGAGATTTTAAATCCTGATGGAAGAATTCGCCCTGGAATGACGGCAGATCTTGATATAATTGTTGGAGAGGCTAAGAGCGTTCTTTGTATTCCTAAAGAGGCTATTTTAAAAGACAATGGGAGAACAATGGTTCTTTTACGGAGAGGAGGAAAGATTACACCAAAACCGGTTGTTACAGGTTTAAGTGATGAGATTAGGATAGAAATAAAGGGTGGCCTTAAGGAAGGAGATACATTATTAGTTCCGTTAGAAAAGGAGCCTTTTGGAAAAGAAGGTAGGCCTCAAATTGGTGGCGGAAGAATGATGCCTCCAAGATTATAA
- a CDS encoding ABC transporter permease: MELIKLLDITKVYNIGNLEVPVLLGISLEVHNGEFLAILGPSGSGKTTLMDIIGCLSKPTSGCYFLEGEDVSELSEVDLSIIRKKKIGFVFQSFNLIPRMSAIDNVELPLLYSGVEEEERKERAMNALIKVGLSHRAYHYPNELSGGEQQRVAIARAIVNNPSIILADEPTGNLDSKTGKEIMALFEELHKEGGTIIMVTHDSTVAKYAERNLKIKDGKIEKEEIKKRVRKRENPKKIEEKRGDRSILGSIISGFVAGYRGLLANKLRSFLTVLGIIIGVGAVIGVMGIGEGAKRSITTQIEKLGSNIISIHYRRPQTKEEALLWQGRSKGLTYQDALALKEELDFIYDVEPEVRATITAKYKDKDWETNIVGTLPSYQSINNHYVKEGRFFTEDELRSWTKVCVIGKTIKDELFEEEDPIGKEIKISNMRFTVIGVLEEKGSIGWNNFDDRIIIPLFTAQKRITGEDDIVREIQVQTKGSIPSKDYEEKVKDFLLKRHNQVEDFRIMNREEFKQTIEQTAKTFKIMLSGIAAISLIVGGIGIMNIMLVSVTERTREIGIRKAIGAKRLDILIQFLIESVIVSLSGGIIGIILGIIFATTLGNMIVGAGPITPGPRFLSEGGKSVVTPGSILLAFFFAIVVGIFFGIYPANKASKMDPAQALRYE, from the coding sequence ATGGAGTTGATTAAATTATTAGATATTACTAAGGTATATAATATAGGAAACTTAGAAGTTCCTGTTCTTTTAGGTATTTCTCTTGAGGTGCATAACGGAGAGTTTTTAGCTATTCTTGGCCCATCTGGTTCTGGGAAGACAACCCTTATGGATATAATTGGATGTTTATCTAAACCAACTTCTGGATGTTATTTTTTGGAAGGGGAGGATGTTAGTGAATTAAGCGAGGTTGATCTATCTATTATAAGGAAGAAGAAGATAGGATTTGTTTTCCAAAGTTTTAATCTTATCCCAAGAATGAGCGCAATAGACAATGTGGAACTGCCTCTTTTATATTCAGGAGTAGAGGAAGAAGAGAGGAAAGAAAGAGCGATGAATGCTCTTATTAAGGTGGGTCTTTCACATCGTGCATATCATTATCCCAATGAACTTTCAGGAGGAGAACAACAAAGAGTTGCTATTGCAAGGGCTATAGTAAATAATCCTTCAATAATACTTGCAGATGAGCCTACAGGAAATCTTGATTCTAAAACAGGAAAAGAAATTATGGCTCTTTTTGAAGAACTTCACAAAGAGGGCGGGACTATCATAATGGTTACTCACGATTCAACAGTTGCCAAATATGCAGAAAGAAATCTTAAGATAAAAGATGGAAAGATTGAAAAAGAAGAGATAAAAAAGAGGGTAAGAAAAAGAGAAAATCCTAAGAAGATAGAGGAAAAAAGGGGAGATAGGAGCATTCTTGGAAGCATTATCTCAGGTTTTGTTGCAGGGTATAGAGGACTTTTGGCTAATAAACTCCGTTCTTTTCTTACAGTTCTCGGGATAATTATAGGGGTTGGAGCGGTTATTGGGGTTATGGGCATTGGAGAAGGAGCAAAAAGAAGTATTACTACTCAAATAGAAAAATTAGGGTCAAACATTATAAGCATCCATTACCGGAGACCACAAACTAAAGAGGAAGCTCTCTTGTGGCAAGGAAGATCTAAAGGTCTTACTTATCAAGATGCTCTTGCTCTTAAAGAGGAATTAGACTTCATTTACGATGTTGAGCCTGAGGTTAGAGCTACTATTACGGCTAAATATAAGGATAAAGATTGGGAGACAAATATTGTTGGAACTCTTCCCTCTTATCAATCCATAAATAATCACTATGTTAAAGAGGGTCGTTTTTTTACAGAAGATGAATTAAGGTCTTGGACAAAGGTTTGTGTTATAGGGAAGACAATTAAAGATGAATTATTTGAGGAGGAAGATCCAATTGGTAAGGAGATAAAGATAAGTAATATGCGTTTCACAGTGATTGGGGTTTTAGAAGAAAAAGGCTCTATTGGATGGAATAATTTTGATGATAGGATAATTATTCCCCTTTTTACTGCCCAAAAAAGAATTACAGGGGAAGATGATATTGTGAGGGAGATTCAAGTCCAGACGAAAGGGAGCATCCCTTCAAAAGACTACGAAGAAAAAGTTAAGGATTTTCTTCTTAAAAGGCACAATCAGGTTGAGGACTTTAGAATAATGAATAGAGAAGAATTCAAACAGACAATAGAACAAACCGCAAAGACTTTTAAAATTATGCTTTCTGGGATTGCTGCAATATCTCTTATCGTTGGAGGAATTGGTATAATGAACATAATGCTTGTTTCTGTTACAGAAAGAACAAGGGAAATTGGAATAAGAAAGGCAATAGGAGCAAAGAGATTAGATATTTTAATTCAGTTCTTAATTGAATCAGTAATAGTATCTTTAAGTGGGGGAATTATTGGAATTATTTTGGGGATTATTTTCGCCACCACTTTAGGGAATATGATAGTTGGAGCTGGACCAATCACTCCTGGTCCGAGGTTTCTAAGTGAAGGTGGTAAGTCAGTTGTTACTCCCGGTTCTATTTTGCTTGCATTCTTTTTCGCAATTGTTGTGGGAATTTTTTTTGGAATATATCCTGCAAATAAAGCCTCAAAGATGGATCCAGCTCAGGCTCTTAGATATGAGTGA
- a CDS encoding MBL fold metallo-hydrolase codes for MIMVIKFLKILSFLIFIGVSLLAEEKPLKKFSTDTIKTKEGEVKITFVGHASLFFEFNKKVIHIDPTLKEADYTKLPKGDLILITHEHWDHFDPEAIKAIRTKETVLILTERCQEKIKDGTVMKNGDIDTLNGFPIEVLPAYNIINKRENGEPFHPKGIGNGYVITFGDKKIYVAGDTENTPEMKALKDIYAAILPMNLPYTMSPQMVADAVKSFKPKVLYLYHRDDKFIPEISNLLKDEKIDLRIK; via the coding sequence ATGATAATGGTTATAAAATTCTTAAAAATACTTTCTTTTCTTATTTTTATTGGAGTATCTCTTCTGGCCGAAGAAAAGCCATTAAAAAAATTTTCCACAGATACAATTAAAACAAAAGAAGGGGAAGTAAAAATTACTTTTGTGGGTCATGCATCTTTATTTTTTGAATTCAACAAAAAAGTCATCCATATTGATCCAACACTAAAAGAGGCAGATTACACCAAATTGCCTAAAGGAGACTTAATCTTAATCACTCATGAACATTGGGACCATTTTGACCCAGAGGCTATAAAAGCGATAAGGACAAAGGAAACAGTGCTCATATTAACAGAGAGATGCCAAGAAAAAATTAAAGATGGAACTGTTATGAAAAATGGGGATATAGATACCTTAAATGGATTCCCAATAGAAGTTCTTCCAGCTTACAACATCATAAACAAAAGAGAAAATGGAGAACCATTTCACCCAAAAGGAATTGGTAATGGATATGTAATCACCTTTGGAGATAAAAAAATATATGTTGCAGGAGATACAGAAAACACACCAGAAATGAAAGCTTTAAAGGATATATATGCTGCAATCCTTCCAATGAATCTGCCATATACAATGAGTCCTCAAATGGTCGCCGATGCAGTAAAATCTTTTAAACCAAAGGTATTATATTTATATCATCGAGATGACAAATTCATCCCTGAAATTTCAAATTTACTAAAGGATGAAAAAATAGATTTAAGGATTAAATAA
- a CDS encoding radical SAM protein, whose amino-acid sequence MSLWVISKRQFDIIRLNKTLNSRVSRRIISTALKKENGKYLFEVIIDKYCNNSLSNSEKIKYFPLIKLLDVVRRSFGTSEEEFKKSLQQITIRKIFANALESLDKYGFKTPQPFADPVMLVWNFTNKCNLLCKHCYQSAIHLREKNKKEELTLSERLEIVEKIGERNIPSLFFSGGEPLIDKDFWEVAKKAKEKGLYLSIATNGTLIDRNMAKKIAELEIGYVQVSIDGASPEKHDKIRGIPGMWERAIKGIKNLIDAGVTTCIAYTHMKENHNEIKGIFKLREELGAYKVVVYNYIPVGRGDFKNDPTPEEREELHKLMYEQLDRGKHIVATTDPTFGAFCRRNESCSLILAHYADLKSKELGAIADVVGGCGAGRAYAAIQPDGRFTPCVYMPDLTIGNLKNQTIEELWNEHPLMKVLKKREDVNCANCSEEEATVCGGCRARAFQYFGDLKAPDPGCIYNKGLLKELSEKLKDKSKVSVEI is encoded by the coding sequence ATGAGTCTTTGGGTTATTTCAAAAAGGCAGTTTGATATTATAAGATTAAATAAAACCCTTAACTCAAGGGTTTCAAGAAGAATTATTTCAACTGCTTTAAAAAAAGAAAATGGAAAATATTTATTTGAGGTTATAATAGACAAATACTGTAATAACTCTTTAAGCAACTCAGAGAAAATTAAATATTTTCCTCTTATTAAATTACTGGATGTTGTAAGAAGATCTTTTGGAACTTCTGAAGAGGAATTCAAGAAAAGTCTTCAACAAATAACCATTAGGAAAATATTTGCCAATGCCTTAGAATCCCTTGACAAATATGGATTTAAAACTCCTCAGCCATTTGCCGATCCAGTTATGTTAGTATGGAACTTTACAAATAAATGTAATCTACTTTGTAAGCATTGTTATCAGAGTGCAATTCATTTAAGAGAAAAAAACAAGAAAGAAGAGCTCACCCTTTCGGAACGTTTAGAAATAGTTGAAAAGATTGGAGAAAGAAATATTCCATCCCTTTTCTTCTCTGGGGGAGAACCTCTTATAGATAAAGATTTCTGGGAGGTTGCTAAAAAGGCGAAAGAAAAAGGACTCTATTTATCTATTGCAACAAATGGAACCCTTATAGACAGAAATATGGCAAAGAAGATAGCAGAACTTGAAATAGGTTACGTTCAAGTCTCCATTGATGGAGCCTCTCCAGAAAAACACGACAAAATAAGAGGAATCCCTGGAATGTGGGAAAGAGCAATAAAAGGGATTAAGAATCTTATAGATGCAGGAGTTACAACTTGTATTGCCTACACCCACATGAAAGAGAATCATAATGAGATTAAAGGGATATTCAAACTAAGGGAGGAGCTTGGTGCTTATAAGGTCGTAGTTTATAATTACATCCCAGTGGGTAGAGGTGATTTTAAAAACGATCCAACTCCAGAGGAAAGAGAAGAACTTCATAAATTAATGTATGAACAACTTGATAGAGGAAAACACATAGTTGCCACAACAGATCCTACTTTTGGAGCTTTCTGTAGGAGAAACGAATCCTGTTCCTTAATTCTTGCTCATTATGCAGATTTGAAATCTAAAGAGTTAGGCGCCATTGCTGATGTAGTAGGTGGATGCGGAGCAGGAAGAGCCTACGCTGCAATACAGCCTGATGGAAGATTTACCCCTTGTGTTTATATGCCCGATCTTACCATTGGGAATTTAAAAAATCAAACAATTGAAGAATTATGGAATGAGCATCCACTAATGAAAGTATTAAAGAAAAGGGAAGACGTAAATTGTGCAAATTGTTCTGAAGAAGAAGCCACCGTTTGTGGAGGTTGTAGAGCAAGAGCGTTTCAGTATTTTGGAGACTTAAAAGCTCCTGATCCGGGATGCATTTATAATAAAGGACTTCTTAAAGAGCTTTCTGAAAAATTAAAAGATAAATCTAAAGTTAGTGTTGAAATTTAA
- a CDS encoding zf-HC2 domain-containing protein, which translates to MRKHQKYEELIQGYLDNELTEKEKKELETHLKICNLCKGKIRERKKLLRIFQSQIEEVQCPSGLIDIILKNTIKKESLQGVRPILRWNYIVLSAAAIFILFFTVFYLRYKPTTSLAETQKIQEKSQEEIKTKESIPKSEIKEIVKKETKINIMNEPLETPSSEEIHFVFPEEGAVVGENFEIVLVLEKPVERIEIKIDGEEIKNYKIISNVLYLDKEFLPPLEEGLHYLSIKTLEEKAITFYKEG; encoded by the coding sequence ATGAGAAAACATCAAAAATATGAGGAATTAATACAAGGTTATTTAGATAATGAGCTTACCGAAAAAGAGAAAAAAGAATTGGAAACTCATTTAAAAATCTGCAATTTATGTAAGGGAAAAATAAGAGAGAGAAAAAAACTTTTAAGAATTTTCCAATCTCAAATAGAGGAAGTCCAATGTCCTTCTGGATTAATCGATATAATCCTTAAAAATACTATTAAAAAAGAATCCTTACAAGGAGTAAGACCAATCCTTAGATGGAATTACATAGTATTAAGTGCTGCAGCCATTTTTATATTGTTTTTCACAGTTTTCTACCTAAGATATAAGCCTACAACATCTTTAGCAGAAACCCAAAAAATCCAAGAAAAATCACAAGAAGAGATAAAAACAAAAGAAAGCATTCCAAAATCCGAAATAAAAGAAATTGTAAAGAAAGAAACGAAAATAAACATTATGAATGAACCTTTAGAAACACCCTCTTCCGAAGAAATTCATTTTGTCTTTCCAGAGGAAGGAGCAGTGGTAGGAGAAAACTTTGAAATTGTTCTTGTTTTAGAAAAACCAGTAGAAAGAATAGAAATTAAGATCGATGGAGAAGAAATAAAAAATTATAAGATAATTTCTAATGTTTTGTATTTAGATAAAGAGTTCTTACCTCCTCTGGAAGAAGGGCTTCACTACCTTTCTATTAAGACCCTGGAGGAGAAAGCAATAACCTTCTATAAGGAGGGATGA
- a CDS encoding sigma-70 family RNA polymerase sigma factor, with amino-acid sequence MELRRNIKNEERKETFEKIVRNNTSRIYKMIYNMTNNYEIAKELTQEVFTKAWKGFEAFRGESSIYTWLYRIALNTVFKYRKDKIYEKNIISLEDVVKHPTNESNPEKFILKSSDENLIKNLIKSLPKKHQEVLILRYYENCDYSTISEILQIPIGTVRSRLNRTISKLEKLLKEKI; translated from the coding sequence ATGGAATTAAGGAGGAATATAAAAAATGAAGAAAGAAAAGAAACATTTGAAAAAATTGTTAGAAATAATACTTCAAGGATTTACAAAATGATTTACAATATGACTAATAATTATGAAATAGCAAAAGAATTAACCCAAGAGGTTTTCACAAAAGCCTGGAAGGGATTTGAAGCTTTTAGAGGAGAATCTTCTATATACACCTGGCTTTATAGAATTGCTCTAAACACAGTTTTTAAATACCGCAAAGATAAAATTTATGAAAAAAATATAATTTCCCTCGAAGATGTTGTTAAACATCCTACTAATGAAAGTAACCCAGAAAAATTCATTCTTAAGAGCTCAGATGAGAACCTTATAAAAAACCTAATTAAATCTCTCCCTAAAAAACACCAGGAAGTTTTAATCCTTCGATACTATGAGAATTGTGATTACTCAACAATATCAGAGATTCTCCAAATTCCAATAGGAACTGTGCGATCAAGGTTAAATAGAACAATTTCAAAACTTGAAAAATTATTAAAGGAAAAAATATGA
- a CDS encoding amino acid permease: MRNSKLSKKLNFIEIFCVASGAMISSGIFILPGIAYLRAGPAVIISYFIAGCLALTGILSQAELVSAMPKAGGAYFYVTRSMGPLVGTVDGLLTWFSLSLKGAFALVGMAEFTSILVDLNIHFISISLCIIFIVLNIIGIKEAGRAQVVLVVFLLGVMILYITLGIPNIKVEHFRGFASKGFRAIFSTAGFVFVSYGGILKIASIAEEVKEPERIIPLAMIFSLLTIGTLYILMVLVTGGVLGNSLDNSLTPISDGASTFMGEWGRVLLSIAAIFAFISTANASIMSASRYPLAMSRDNLLPKILQQTNKKFCTPHLAILLTGTVMIISLFFPLDILIEAASIVLIMTYFLSSCAVIVMRQSGIGNYRPRFKSPIYPFPQITGLIGSAFFILEMGREAILIVIFLVAGALITYLIYGRSKRKEEFALLYLIERITAKELTSHSLENELKEIIRERDKIQKDRLDELIEKCSILDIKEKIDLNNFFKLVAEKLSPSIGIPKEKLYHLFIEREKESPTAINSDIAIPHIIIQGEKQFNILLARAKEGVNWGEEFPKVKAIFVLIGTKDERNFHLRVLTSIAQIVRESDFMDRWIRAKSIENLRDIILLGERKRGP; encoded by the coding sequence ATGAGAAATTCAAAATTATCCAAAAAGCTTAATTTTATTGAGATCTTTTGTGTTGCTTCTGGAGCGATGATAAGCTCTGGAATCTTTATTTTACCAGGAATCGCTTATTTAAGAGCAGGCCCTGCTGTAATAATCTCTTATTTTATTGCAGGATGCCTTGCTTTAACAGGAATTCTATCTCAAGCAGAGCTTGTATCTGCAATGCCAAAGGCTGGAGGAGCATATTTTTATGTCACAAGGAGTATGGGACCTTTAGTAGGCACTGTCGATGGACTTTTAACTTGGTTTTCTTTATCTCTTAAGGGAGCTTTTGCTTTGGTGGGTATGGCTGAGTTTACCTCTATCTTAGTTGATCTTAACATCCATTTTATCTCAATCAGCCTTTGTATAATATTCATAGTTCTTAACATAATAGGAATTAAAGAGGCAGGAAGAGCACAAGTTGTTTTGGTCGTTTTTCTCCTTGGAGTAATGATTCTTTATATTACCTTAGGAATCCCAAATATTAAAGTAGAGCATTTTAGAGGTTTTGCTTCTAAGGGATTTCGCGCGATCTTTTCTACTGCAGGTTTTGTTTTTGTCTCCTACGGAGGTATTTTAAAGATTGCAAGCATTGCAGAGGAAGTAAAAGAGCCAGAAAGAATTATACCTTTAGCAATGATTTTTTCTCTTCTAACAATAGGAACACTTTACATCCTTATGGTTCTTGTCACAGGAGGAGTCCTTGGAAATTCTTTAGATAACTCTCTAACTCCCATTTCTGATGGAGCCTCTACCTTCATGGGAGAATGGGGTAGAGTTCTCTTAAGTATTGCTGCAATTTTTGCCTTTATTTCTACAGCAAATGCCAGTATTATGTCTGCCTCAAGATATCCACTTGCAATGAGTCGAGATAATCTTCTCCCTAAGATTCTTCAGCAAACAAACAAGAAATTTTGCACACCACATCTCGCCATTCTCCTAACTGGAACAGTCATGATAATTTCTTTATTCTTTCCGTTAGATATCCTTATAGAAGCTGCCTCGATTGTCCTTATAATGACTTATTTCCTCTCTTCTTGCGCTGTGATAGTTATGAGGCAAAGTGGGATAGGAAACTATAGACCAAGATTTAAAAGTCCCATTTATCCTTTTCCACAGATAACTGGATTAATAGGCTCTGCATTTTTTATTCTTGAAATGGGGAGAGAAGCCATTTTAATTGTCATATTTCTTGTAGCAGGAGCTCTTATCACTTACCTAATCTATGGGAGATCAAAAAGAAAAGAGGAATTTGCCCTTTTATATCTAATTGAAAGAATAACAGCAAAAGAATTAACTTCTCATTCTCTCGAAAATGAATTAAAAGAAATAATTAGAGAAAGAGATAAAATTCAAAAAGATCGTTTAGATGAACTAATTGAAAAATGCTCAATTTTGGATATCAAAGAAAAAATAGATTTAAATAATTTTTTCAAACTCGTAGCAGAAAAACTTTCTCCATCCATTGGTATACCTAAAGAGAAGCTTTATCATCTTTTCATAGAAAGAGAAAAAGAAAGTCCGACTGCAATAAACTCTGATATAGCAATACCCCATATAATAATCCAAGGTGAAAAACAATTTAACATTCTTCTTGCCAGAGCTAAAGAAGGTGTAAATTGGGGAGAAGAATTTCCGAAGGTGAAAGCCATTTTCGTTCTCATAGGAACAAAAGATGAAAGGAATTTTCACTTGAGAGTTCTTACTTCTATTGCACAGATTGTAAGAGAATCTGATTTTATGGATAGATGGATAAGAGCAAAAAGCATAGAAAATCTCAGAGATATAATACTTCTTGGAGAAAGAAAAAGAGGGCCATAA